A portion of the Camelus ferus isolate YT-003-E chromosome 16, BCGSAC_Cfer_1.0, whole genome shotgun sequence genome contains these proteins:
- the PDK2 gene encoding pyruvate dehydrogenase kinase, isozyme 2, with protein sequence MRWVSALLKNASLAGAPKYIEHFSKFSPSPLSMKQFLDFGSSNACEKTSFTFLRQELPVRLANIMKEINLLPDRVLSTPSVQLVQSWYVQSLLDIMEFLDKDPEDHRTLSQFTDALVTIRNRHNDVVPTMAQGVLEYKDAYGDDPVSNQNIQYFLDRFYLSRISIRMLINQHTLIFDGSTNPAHPKHIGSIDPNCNVSEVVKDAYDMAKLLCDKYYMASPDLEIQEINASNSKQPIHMVYVPSHLYHMLFELFKNAMRATVESHESSLTLPPIKVMVALGEEDLSIKMSDRGGGVPLRKIERLFSYMYSTAPTPQPGTGGTPLAGFGYGLPISRLYAKYFQGDLQLFSMEGFGTDAVIYLKALSTDSVERLPVYNKSAWRHYQTIQEAGDWCVPSTEPKNTSTYRVS encoded by the exons ATGCGTTGGGTCAGCGCGCTGCTGAAGAATGCGTCCCTGGCAGGGGCGCCCAAGTACATCGAGCACTTTAGCAAATTCTCCCCGTCCCCGCTGTCCATGAAGCAGTTTCTGGACTTCG gGTCCAGCAATGCCTGTGAGAAAACCTCGTTCACCTTCCTCAGGCAGGAGCTGCCTGTGCGCTTGGCCAACATCATGAAAGAGATCAACCTGCTTCCTGACCGGGTGCTGAGCACACCCTCAGTGCAGCTGGTACAGAGCTG GTATGTCCAGAGTCTCCTGGACATCATGGAGTTCCTGGACAAGGACCCTGAGGACCATCGTACCCTGAGTCA GTTCACCGATGCCCTGGTCACCATCCGAAACCGCCACAACGACGTGGTGCCCACCATGGCGCAGGGCGTGCTGGAGTACAAGGACGCCTACGGCGACGACCCCGTCTCCAACCAGAACATCCAGTACTTCCTGGACCGCTTCTACCTCAGCCGCATATCCATCCGCATGCTCATCAACCAGCACA CCCTGATCTTTGATGGCAGCACCAACCCAGCACACCCCAAACACATCGGCAGCATCGACCCCAACTGCAACGTCTCTGAGGTGGTGAAAG ATGCCTATGACATGGCCAAGCTCCTGTGTGACAAGTATTACATGGCCTCACCCGACCTGGAGATCCAGGAGATCAATG CATCCAACTCCAAACAGCCAATTCACATGGTCTATGTCCCCTCCCACCTCTACCACATGCTTTTTGAACTCTTCAAG AATGCCATGCGAGCAACTGTGGAAAGCCATGAATCCAGCCTCACTCTCCCACCTATCAAGGTCATGGTGGCCCTGGGCGAGGAAGATCTTTCCATCAAA ATGAGTGACCGAGGTGGGGGTGTCCCCTTGAGGAAGATCGAGCGACTCTTCAGCTACATGTACTCCACGGCACCCACGCCCCAGCCTGGCACCGGGGGAACCCCACTG GCTGGCTTCGGGTACGGGCTCCCCATTTCCCGCCTCTATGCCAAGTACTTCCAGGGGGACCTGCAGCTCTTCTCCATGGAGGGCTTTGGGACCGACGCTGTCATCTATCTCAAG GCCCTGTCCACGGACTCAGTGGAGCGCCTACCCGTCTACAACAAGTCAGCCTGGCGCCACTACCAGACCATCCAGGAGGCCGGCGACTGGtgtgtgcccagcacagagcccaaGAACACTTCCACCTACCGTGTCAGCTAA